From one Chloroflexota bacterium genomic stretch:
- the rplW gene encoding 50S ribosomal protein L23 yields the protein MSARTIHDVLLRPVVSEKSVAEIERNNYTFAVRQDSNKLQIKAAVEAEFKVTVLGVRVQTVHPKQKSRGRRTKGMTSGWRKAVVTIAAGDKIELFEVV from the coding sequence ATGAGCGCGCGCACCATCCACGACGTTCTGCTGCGTCCCGTGGTCAGCGAGAAGTCGGTGGCCGAGATCGAGCGCAACAACTACACGTTCGCGGTGCGGCAGGACTCCAACAAGCTCCAGATCAAGGCCGCGGTGGAGGCCGAGTTCAAGGTCACCGTGCTGGGCGTGCGGGTGCAGACCGTGCACCCCAAGCAGAAGAGCCGGGGGCGACGGACCAAGGGCATGACCAGCGGCTGGCGCAAGGCGGTGGTGACCATCGCTGCCGGCGACAAGATCGAGCTGTTCGAGGTCGTATAG
- the tuf gene encoding elongation factor Tu, with the protein MAKQKFDRTKPHVNVGTIGHVDHGKTTLTAAITKYLALKGGASFRAFDSIDNAPEERARGITIAIAHVEYQTDARHYAHVDCPGHADYIKNMITGAAQMDGAILVVSAADGPMPQTREHILLARQVEVPSIVVYLNKVDMVDDEMLIDLVEMEVRELLSKYQFPGDDIPVIRGSALKALESKSDDPESEDYASIKQLMEAVDTYIPTPTRETDKPFLMPVEDVFGIKGRGTVATGRIERGQVKVGETIEQVGVHAKARQLVVTGVEMFNKTLDEGQAGDNVGILLRGVEREEIERGQVLAKPGSIKPGTKFKAEVYVLSKDEGGRHTPFYTGYRPQFYLRTTDVTGSIELPTGVEMIMPGDNVNIDVELITPIAIEQGQRFAIREGGHTVGAGVITALPA; encoded by the coding sequence ATGGCCAAGCAGAAGTTCGACCGCACCAAGCCGCACGTCAACGTCGGAACCATCGGTCATGTCGACCATGGCAAGACCACGCTGACGGCTGCCATCACGAAGTACCTGGCCCTCAAGGGCGGGGCCAGCTTCCGCGCCTTCGACTCGATCGACAACGCTCCGGAGGAGCGGGCCCGCGGCATCACGATCGCGATCGCCCACGTCGAGTACCAGACCGACGCGCGCCACTATGCCCACGTCGACTGCCCCGGCCACGCGGACTACATCAAGAACATGATCACCGGCGCGGCCCAGATGGACGGCGCCATCCTGGTCGTGTCCGCCGCCGACGGCCCCATGCCCCAGACCCGTGAGCACATCCTCCTGGCCCGCCAGGTCGAGGTTCCGTCGATCGTGGTCTACCTCAACAAGGTGGACATGGTCGACGACGAGATGCTCATCGACCTGGTCGAGATGGAGGTGCGCGAGCTCCTCAGCAAGTACCAGTTCCCCGGCGACGACATCCCCGTCATCCGCGGCTCCGCGCTTAAGGCCCTGGAGTCCAAGAGCGACGACCCGGAGTCCGAGGACTACGCCAGCATCAAGCAGCTGATGGAGGCCGTGGACACGTACATCCCGACCCCGACCCGGGAGACGGACAAGCCATTCCTGATGCCGGTCGAGGACGTGTTCGGGATCAAGGGCCGTGGCACGGTCGCCACCGGGCGCATCGAGCGCGGCCAGGTCAAGGTGGGCGAGACGATCGAGCAGGTCGGCGTCCACGCCAAGGCCCGCCAGCTGGTGGTGACCGGAGTCGAGATGTTCAACAAGACCCTCGACGAAGGCCAGGCCGGCGACAACGTGGGCATCCTGCTCCGCGGCGTCGAGCGCGAGGAGATCGAGCGCGGCCAGGTGCTGGCAAAGCCTGGGAGCATCAAGCCGGGCACCAAGTTCAAGGCCGAGGTGTACGTCCTGAGCAAGGACGAGGGTGGACGCCACACGCCGTTCTATACCGGGTATCGGCCGCAGTTCTACCTGCGCACGACCGACGTCACCGGCTCGATTGAGCTACCGACCGGGGTCGAGATGATCATGCCCGGCGACAACGTGAACATCGACGTCGAGCTCATCACGCCCATCGCCATCGAGCAGGGCCAGCGCTTCGCGATTCGCGAGGGCGGCCACACGGTGGGCGCGGGCGTCATCACGGCGCTTCCCGCGTAG
- the fusA gene encoding elongation factor G — translation MATEYPLERTRNIGIIAHIDAGKTTVSERILFYTKKIYKIGEVHEGAATMDWMEQEQERGITITAAATTCFWGDHRINLIDTPGHVDFTVEVERSLRVLDGAVVVFDGVAGVEPQSETVWRQADKYGIPRFCFVNKLDRTGADFWRVVDMIRDRLGATAVPIQLPIGTESAFRGVIDLVSMKAITYGNDVDDPGETGPIPADLAEEAATWHDKMVEALADLDDDIAHKFLEGEPVDADQLRRALRAGTLAYRIVPVLCGSALKNKGIQPMLDAVVDYLPSPLDVPPVTGTDPRTHEQVVRHTDPDEPFAALAFKIAADPFVGKLAFFRVYSGTLKSGSYVYNSTKGHKERVGRLVQLHANHREEVDAVSAGEIAAAVGLKNTFTGDTLTDEAHPIVLEAITFPEPVIELAVEPKTKADQDKMALALHRLAEEDPTFRVSTDQESSQTRIAGMGELHLEVIVDRMLREFKVQANVGRPQVSYREAIRKAAKAEGRLVRQTGGKGQYGHAVITLEPLERGSGYVFESKIVGGAIPREFWKAVEEGIRDALAGGVLAGYPLIDAKATLIDGSFHEVDSSEMAFKIAGSLAAKAAVAKADPVILEPVMRVEVVTPENFMGDVIGNLNARRGSVDSIEERGTSRVIAAHVPLAEMFGYATDLRSMTQGRATYSMEFARYAEVPSSIANELIAKSKS, via the coding sequence ATGGCGACCGAGTATCCGCTGGAGCGCACCCGAAACATCGGGATCATCGCCCACATCGACGCGGGCAAGACGACCGTGTCCGAGCGGATCCTGTTCTACACCAAGAAGATCTACAAGATCGGCGAGGTCCATGAGGGCGCGGCCACCATGGACTGGATGGAGCAGGAGCAGGAGCGCGGCATCACGATCACCGCCGCGGCCACGACATGCTTCTGGGGCGATCACCGCATCAACCTTATCGACACGCCCGGCCACGTGGATTTCACGGTGGAGGTCGAGCGCAGCCTGCGGGTGCTCGATGGCGCGGTCGTCGTCTTCGACGGCGTGGCCGGCGTGGAGCCCCAGTCCGAGACCGTGTGGCGCCAGGCGGATAAGTACGGCATCCCGCGCTTCTGCTTCGTGAACAAGCTCGACCGCACCGGAGCCGATTTCTGGCGGGTGGTGGACATGATCCGCGACCGGCTGGGCGCCACGGCCGTCCCGATCCAGCTGCCCATCGGCACCGAGTCGGCGTTCCGCGGAGTCATCGACCTGGTTTCCATGAAGGCCATCACCTACGGCAACGACGTGGACGACCCCGGCGAGACCGGGCCGATCCCGGCTGACCTGGCCGAGGAGGCCGCCACCTGGCACGACAAGATGGTCGAAGCCCTCGCTGACCTCGACGACGACATCGCCCACAAGTTCCTCGAGGGCGAGCCGGTGGATGCCGATCAGCTCCGCCGCGCGCTGCGCGCGGGCACGCTCGCGTATCGGATCGTGCCGGTCCTGTGTGGGTCGGCGCTCAAGAACAAGGGCATCCAGCCCATGCTCGACGCGGTCGTCGACTATCTGCCCAGCCCGCTGGACGTGCCGCCGGTGACCGGGACCGATCCACGCACGCATGAGCAGGTGGTTCGGCATACCGATCCGGACGAGCCGTTTGCGGCCCTGGCCTTCAAGATCGCCGCCGACCCGTTCGTCGGCAAGCTCGCCTTCTTCCGGGTTTACAGCGGGACGCTGAAGAGCGGCTCGTACGTCTACAACTCGACCAAGGGCCACAAGGAGCGGGTCGGGCGCCTGGTCCAGCTCCACGCCAACCACCGTGAGGAGGTCGACGCGGTCAGCGCCGGCGAGATCGCCGCGGCGGTGGGCTTGAAGAACACCTTCACCGGCGACACCCTGACAGATGAGGCGCACCCCATCGTGCTGGAGGCCATCACCTTCCCCGAGCCGGTCATCGAGCTGGCGGTGGAGCCCAAGACCAAGGCCGACCAGGACAAGATGGCGCTCGCCCTGCATCGGCTGGCGGAGGAGGACCCGACCTTCCGGGTCAGCACCGACCAGGAGTCGTCCCAGACCCGGATCGCGGGAATGGGCGAGCTGCACCTGGAGGTCATCGTCGACCGCATGCTGCGCGAGTTCAAGGTCCAGGCCAACGTCGGCCGGCCGCAGGTCTCGTACCGCGAGGCGATCCGCAAGGCTGCCAAGGCCGAGGGACGGCTCGTGCGCCAGACCGGGGGCAAGGGCCAGTACGGCCACGCGGTCATCACCCTCGAGCCACTGGAGCGGGGAAGCGGCTACGTCTTCGAGTCCAAAATCGTGGGCGGTGCCATCCCGCGCGAGTTCTGGAAGGCGGTCGAGGAGGGCATCCGCGACGCCCTGGCCGGGGGCGTGCTGGCCGGCTATCCGCTGATCGACGCCAAGGCGACGCTCATCGACGGCTCGTTCCACGAGGTCGACTCGTCCGAGATGGCGTTCAAGATCGCCGGCTCGCTGGCCGCCAAGGCCGCCGTCGCCAAGGCGGATCCGGTCATCCTGGAGCCGGTCATGCGGGTCGAGGTGGTTACCCCCGAGAACTTCATGGGGGACGTCATAGGCAACCTCAACGCCCGCCGCGGCTCGGTGGACAGCATCGAGGAGCGGGGGACCTCGCGGGTCATCGCCGCCCACGTTCCGCTGGCCGAGATGTTCGGCTACGCCACTGACCTGCGGTCCATGACCCAGGGCCGCGCCACCTATTCGATGGAGTTCGCCCGGTACGCCGAAGTACCGTCATCCATTGCCAACGAGTTGATCGCCAAGTCGAAGAGCTAG
- the rpsL gene encoding 30S ribosomal protein S12, translated as MPTINQLVRKGRKPVRKKVKAPALRRTFNNLTQTASEGRGAPQRRGVCLSVMTRTPKKPNSALRKVARVRLTNGMEVTAYIPGVGHNLQEHSVVLVRGGRVPDLPAVKYHIIRGPLDAAGVRDRRQSRSKYGAKSAGKA; from the coding sequence TTGCCGACCATCAACCAGCTGGTCCGCAAGGGCCGAAAGCCAGTACGCAAGAAGGTCAAGGCGCCCGCCCTGCGGCGGACGTTCAACAACCTGACCCAGACCGCCTCCGAAGGGCGCGGCGCGCCCCAACGGCGGGGTGTCTGCCTGTCCGTCATGACCCGCACGCCCAAGAAGCCGAACTCAGCGCTGCGAAAGGTCGCCCGCGTACGCCTGACAAACGGGATGGAGGTGACTGCTTACATCCCGGGCGTCGGCCACAACCTCCAGGAGCACTCGGTGGTGCTCGTCCGCGGCGGCCGGGTGCCGGACCTGCCGGCGGTGAAGTACCACATCATCCGCGGCCCGCTCGACGCGGCCGGGGTGCGCGACCGGCGGCAGAGCCGTTCCAAGTACGGCGCCAAGTCGGCGGGGAAGGCGTAG
- the rplD gene encoding 50S ribosomal protein L4, whose translation MASTPVLTAKGTKKGSIELADTLFGAPVRGALIHQAAMAQLDARRVGTADTLTRAQVRGGGRKPWRQKGTGRARQGSRTSPQWRGGGVVFGPHPRDYAVKVNDKVRRAALRGALSAKVADGAVKVVEGIGLDKIQTKALVERLAAWDVQGRVLLVLAARDENVERSAANLREVRIILADSLNVVDLLEADTIVFTRDGVARAEAVFA comes from the coding sequence GTGGCCAGCACGCCGGTCCTCACCGCCAAGGGCACCAAGAAGGGCTCGATCGAGCTGGCGGACACCCTGTTCGGCGCGCCGGTCCGCGGCGCGCTCATCCACCAGGCCGCCATGGCCCAGCTGGACGCGCGCCGGGTCGGCACCGCGGACACATTGACGCGGGCCCAGGTCCGCGGCGGCGGCCGCAAGCCATGGCGCCAGAAGGGCACCGGCCGCGCGCGCCAGGGCAGTCGCACGTCGCCGCAGTGGCGCGGTGGCGGCGTGGTCTTCGGCCCGCACCCGCGTGACTACGCGGTGAAGGTCAATGACAAAGTCCGGCGCGCGGCCCTCCGCGGAGCCCTGAGCGCCAAGGTCGCCGATGGCGCGGTCAAGGTGGTCGAGGGCATCGGCCTGGACAAGATCCAGACCAAGGCCCTGGTCGAGCGCCTGGCGGCGTGGGATGTGCAGGGCCGGGTCCTGCTGGTCCTCGCCGCCCGCGACGAGAACGTGGAGCGCTCCGCGGCCAACCTGCGCGAGGTCCGCATTATCCTGGCCGACAGCTTGAACGTGGTCGACCTGCTGGAGGCCGACACGATCGTGTTCACCCGCGACGGTGTCGCCCGCGCCGAGGCGGTGTTCGCATGA
- the rplC gene encoding 50S ribosomal protein L3: protein MAIGLIGRKLGMMRLFAEDGSVVPVSVIAAAPNTVTRLRSVERDGYAAVQVGAGVARRVTRPVAGQLPELPKDAPRPRVMREFRVDSTEGFETGQSLDVTLFAAGDLVDVTGVSKGRGFAGTIKRHHFHRGPVTHGSTNTRQPGSIGAGTTPGRVYKGMKMSGHLGDRRITVQKLQVVRVDPDRQLLLVRGAVPGARNAMLLIRKAE from the coding sequence ATGGCAATCGGGCTGATCGGGCGCAAGCTCGGCATGATGCGGCTCTTCGCCGAGGACGGCAGCGTCGTCCCCGTGAGCGTCATTGCCGCTGCCCCGAACACGGTGACCCGGCTCCGCAGCGTCGAGCGCGACGGCTACGCGGCGGTCCAGGTCGGCGCCGGGGTGGCCCGACGTGTCACCCGCCCGGTGGCCGGCCAGTTGCCCGAGCTGCCCAAGGACGCTCCCCGGCCACGCGTCATGCGCGAGTTCCGGGTGGACTCGACCGAGGGTTTCGAGACGGGGCAGTCCCTCGACGTGACCCTGTTCGCGGCCGGCGACCTGGTGGACGTGACCGGGGTCAGCAAAGGCCGTGGATTCGCGGGCACCATCAAGCGCCACCACTTCCACCGCGGACCGGTGACCCACGGCTCGACCAACACCCGCCAGCCGGGCTCGATCGGGGCCGGGACGACCCCGGGCCGCGTATACAAGGGGATGAAGATGAGCGGCCACCTGGGCGACCGCCGAATCACCGTCCAGAAGCTCCAGGTGGTCCGGGTCGACCCCGACCGGCAATTGCTGCTGGTCCGGGGGGCGGTGCCCGGCGCCCGCAACGCCATGTTGCTGATTCGGAAGGCGGAGTAG
- the rpsC gene encoding 30S ribosomal protein S3 (forms a complex with S10 and S14; binds the lower part of the 30S subunit head and the mRNA in the complete ribosome to position it for translation) — MGHKVHPYGFRLGINKPWLAKWYADRDYATLLQEDMKIRTLVARQLANASVSQVEIERGINH, encoded by the coding sequence ATGGGTCACAAGGTGCATCCGTACGGCTTTCGGCTGGGCATCAACAAGCCGTGGCTGGCGAAGTGGTACGCCGATCGCGACTACGCCACGCTGCTCCAGGAAGACATGAAGATCCGCACCCTGGTCGCGCGTCAGCTGGCCAACGCCAGCGTGAGCCAGGTCGAGATCGAGCGCGGCATCAACCACG
- the rplV gene encoding 50S ribosomal protein L22: MRVTATAKYVRISPRKVRLVADLIVGRPVEEAAAILRFLPNAAARDVAKVLRSATANAENNFNLTADELRVVSAVANEGPTLKRIRPRAQGRAFQILKRTSHISVSVADGGDV; encoded by the coding sequence ATGCGTGTGACCGCCACTGCCAAGTACGTCCGGATCAGCCCCCGCAAGGTCCGCCTGGTGGCTGACCTGATCGTCGGCCGCCCGGTCGAGGAAGCGGCGGCCATCCTCCGCTTCCTGCCCAACGCCGCGGCACGCGACGTGGCCAAGGTCCTGCGCAGCGCGACCGCCAATGCGGAGAACAACTTCAACCTGACCGCGGACGAGCTGCGCGTGGTGTCCGCGGTCGCCAACGAGGGACCGACGCTGAAACGCATCCGACCCCGCGCCCAGGGCCGCGCCTTCCAGATCCTCAAGCGCACCAGCCACATCAGCGTATCGGTCGCCGATGGAGGGGACGTCTGA
- the rpsS gene encoding 30S ribosomal protein S19, producing the protein MSRSVKKGPFVDARLLGRIEEMNKRKEQKVLKTWSRASVIFPAMIGHTIAVHDGRRHVPVFVTENMVGHRLGEFAPTRHFRGHGRHTERSSALK; encoded by the coding sequence ATGAGCCGTTCCGTGAAAAAGGGACCCTTCGTCGATGCCCGCCTGCTGGGCCGCATCGAGGAGATGAACAAGCGCAAGGAACAGAAGGTCCTCAAAACCTGGTCGCGGGCGTCGGTGATCTTCCCGGCCATGATCGGCCACACCATCGCGGTCCACGACGGTCGCCGCCACGTCCCGGTCTTCGTGACCGAGAACATGGTCGGCCACCGCCTGGGCGAGTTCGCCCCGACCCGCCACTTCCGCGGGCACGGGCGGCACACCGAACGCTCATCGGCGCTGAAGTAG
- the rplB gene encoding 50S ribosomal protein L2, whose protein sequence is MPLRSYRPNTPSLRQMTRSDFAEVTTDRPHKPLTERLGSSAGRNSQGKLTVRHQGGGHKRLYRVIDWRRDKHGVPARIATIEYDPNRSARIALLHYADGDKRYMLLPNGLQVGDEVTSGPEAEARVGNALPLSKIPLGTQIHNVELVAGRGGQIVRSAGGAAQLLAKEGELATIRLPSGEVRRVRANCTATVGQVSNLEHENQKIGKAGRSRHLGRRPSVRGVVMNPNDHPHGGGEGKSPIGMPPKTPWGKPAMGLRTRKHQASDRLIVRRRYGRG, encoded by the coding sequence ATGCCGCTTCGCAGCTACCGACCCAACACGCCGTCCCTGCGCCAGATGACGCGCTCGGACTTCGCGGAGGTCACGACCGATCGGCCACACAAGCCGCTCACCGAGCGTCTCGGCTCCAGCGCCGGGCGCAACAGCCAGGGCAAGCTCACGGTCCGCCACCAGGGTGGCGGTCACAAGCGGTTGTATCGGGTCATCGACTGGCGGCGCGACAAGCACGGCGTTCCCGCCCGGATCGCGACCATCGAGTACGACCCGAACCGGTCGGCCCGGATCGCCCTGCTCCACTACGCCGATGGTGACAAGCGCTACATGCTGCTGCCCAACGGCCTGCAGGTGGGGGACGAGGTCACGTCCGGCCCCGAGGCCGAGGCGCGGGTGGGCAACGCGTTGCCGCTGTCCAAGATCCCGCTGGGCACGCAGATCCACAACGTGGAGCTGGTTGCGGGCCGCGGAGGTCAGATCGTGCGCAGCGCGGGGGGCGCGGCACAGCTGCTGGCCAAGGAGGGGGAGTTGGCCACCATCCGGTTGCCATCGGGGGAGGTCCGACGGGTGCGGGCCAACTGCACGGCAACCGTGGGCCAGGTCAGCAACCTCGAGCACGAGAACCAGAAGATCGGCAAGGCCGGCCGGAGCCGGCATCTTGGCCGCCGGCCGTCAGTGCGAGGCGTGGTCATGAACCCCAACGACCACCCGCACGGCGGCGGAGAGGGCAAGTCACCCATCGGCATGCCGCCCAAGACGCCGTGGGGCAAGCCCGCCATGGGCCTGCGGACCCGCAAGCACCAGGCCAGCGATCGGCTGATCGTGCGCCGTCGCTACGGACGCGGGTAA
- the rpsJ gene encoding 30S ribosomal protein S10: MAKQRIRIRLRAYDHKLLDQSAEQIVETAQRTGAEIVGPVPLPTRIEKFTVIRGPFIHKDGREQFEIRTHKRLIDIIDPSSKTVDALMRLSLAAGVDIEIKM; the protein is encoded by the coding sequence ATGGCCAAGCAACGCATTCGCATCCGGCTTCGGGCCTACGACCACAAGCTGCTCGACCAGTCGGCGGAGCAGATCGTGGAGACGGCCCAGCGGACGGGCGCCGAGATCGTCGGCCCTGTTCCGCTGCCGACGCGGATCGAGAAGTTCACGGTCATCCGCGGCCCGTTCATCCACAAGGACGGACGGGAGCAGTTCGAGATTCGAACCCACAAGCGGCTGATCGACATCATCGATCCCTCGTCGAAGACGGTCGATGCGCTGATGCGGCTCTCGCTGGCGGCGGGCGTCGACATCGAGATCAAGATGTGA
- the rpsG gene encoding 30S ribosomal protein S7, translating into MPRRPTVARKAKYDEQLVGSALTMDQFTNKLMHGGKRQLASRILEDALARAESQAGRSGIEVLEHAMRNAMPLIEVKPKRVGGSTYQIPVEVRADRRVSLGMRWIIEAARKRNGRSMGEKLAAELIDASNGLGAAVKRREDTHRMAEANKAFSHFRW; encoded by the coding sequence ATGCCGCGCCGCCCCACGGTCGCCCGCAAGGCGAAGTACGACGAGCAGCTGGTCGGCAGCGCGCTGACCATGGACCAGTTCACGAACAAGCTGATGCACGGCGGCAAGCGTCAGCTGGCATCTCGCATCCTGGAGGACGCGCTCGCGCGCGCCGAAAGCCAGGCCGGACGCTCGGGGATCGAGGTCCTCGAGCACGCCATGCGCAACGCCATGCCGCTGATCGAGGTCAAGCCAAAGCGGGTGGGGGGCTCGACCTACCAGATCCCCGTCGAAGTACGCGCCGATCGGCGCGTTTCGCTTGGTATGCGCTGGATCATCGAAGCCGCCCGCAAGCGGAATGGCCGCAGCATGGGTGAGAAGCTGGCGGCCGAGCTGATCGACGCCTCGAATGGGCTCGGCGCTGCCGTCAAGCGCCGGGAGGACACCCACCGCATGGCGGAGGCCAACAAGGCCTTCAGCCACTTCCGGTGGTAG